The DNA region ATAAAACAAGCCGAAAGCTACGCCATAAGAAGTGCTGGAAGAAGCCCAAGAGTAGCAAAGCAATTTATAGAAACATTAATATTATAAAATTATTTTTCTATATATCTGTAAACTTTTAATTTATCATCACCAGCAATGAGTTTAGCATCATTCGGCAAATTATTTAATATATCATCATAAGGCTTTGATTTGCCTGTAGTTTTTAATCTTATATTTTCTACTTCATAATATATAAAATAAGTTAATTTTGAATTATCATCTTTATTCCAATCCAAATTAGGAAAATAAGCTAATCTCATATTACTAAAATAATTATCATCATAAGGTATTATCTTAAATGGCTTTCCTTCAGCATCTTTAGATATTGCTGTTAATATATTTTTAAATTTTTTCTCTGTATATGGAGCTTCAAATAAATTATAATAACGAGGCATATGCAAAAAACCCATATTGATGGTATTTAATGTAAGCAATAATATAGAAATTAATAATAATTTATTTTTATCTTTTAAAAGCTCATTAAATAGTATTATTATAGTTATAAAAGAAAAAGCAAATATACCATATAAATATCTAAATGTACCAGGAGCTGATTTAAATATAAAAAATGTAAAACAAGTAGCTGGTATAAATAGAAGATAAAAAATAAAAACCTCTTTTTCAATAATAGATTTACAATTATATAATTTATTTTTTCTTGATTTAATCAAAAATATTATAGAAAATATAAATCCCGCTAAAGAAATAATGGCAGTAATAGCTAAAAATATCATACCTATAAAAAAAGTGTTTTCATTAAACCAAAAATAGTTTACAGGTGTTGAATTAGTTCCATACAAAACAGAAAGTTCGTTAGTAGGAAAAATTAATACTGAATAAACTTGAGGCAGCCCCTTAAAATTTGAAGAGCTTTGCATATTAAGCATAAGATTTGTATTAAAAAATCCATTTTTAATTTCAGAAATCAAATAAGGCAAATATGTTAAAAAAGCAATAAATA from Brachyspira pilosicoli P43/6/78 includes:
- a CDS encoding ArnT family glycosyltransferase, with the translated sequence MKKILILSIAVSFASMIFIHFYAFNKTAIYIDPIYHLYDMKQYYETKTIPVVGNRLMNSSDVRDNTTYARIPGGFYYIIYLLCYSLAGESIVGARIIYIMLCFIILALFLFWVYKRFSLYICAVLSALILTNGYVIFSSNDFWNPNIPLMLSFILLIVFSEYVSNSDEKLAFISAMFIFPLEALMAQGHIAVFFSIVPTTIIYLIIRYKRTLKYIKAHLIGVFIAFLTYLPYLISEIKNGFFNTNLMLNMQSSSNFKGLPQVYSVLIFPTNELSVLYGTNSTPVNYFWFNENTFFIGMIFLAITAIISLAGFIFSIIFLIKSRKNKLYNCKSIIEKEVFIFYLLFIPATCFTFFIFKSAPGTFRYLYGIFAFSFITIIILFNELLKDKNKLLLISILLLTLNTINMGFLHMPRYYNLFEAPYTEKKFKNILTAISKDAEGKPFKIIPYDDNYFSNMRLAYFPNLDWNKDDNSKLTYFIYYEVENIRLKTTGKSKPYDDILNNLPNDAKLIAGDDKLKVYRYIEK